In the genome of Fusarium poae strain DAOMC 252244 chromosome 1, whole genome shotgun sequence, the window TCTTGAAGTCAGTGGCCATGAGGTTAAGAGGGAGACTATTGAGACATCTTTCACTAAACTCTTTGACACTGGCGGTGAGATCAATTCCATCTATCTTCATGTTAGGGATAGGATAAAGGAGGACATAATCGTCTATTAACTTACCGAGAGTATCAGATGAAAGGGTACAAGAAGAAATCCCAGGTTCATCGCTATCAGAGTCGATGACAATGATATCCTGAAGACCCGAGCGAGCGTCGTCCGAAGGCCCTGTCTCAACTGTTTCGTCGGtgcgaggcattccatccaGGGTAGGGTTTTTGTGGCTCATTTTGATGATTGGTAGGCATCGAAGGGGAAGATTGATAATGGAAGAGGTAAGATGAAAACCAAATAGCTAGTTGAGTTGTCGAGTTGAAataggaagaagaagcgggGAAGAAATTTTGAAAGAGGTGAATCACTGCCTCTCAAATGGGTACCGGCAGATTGATGCGACACGTGTCGGACGACATTTtgtctaggtacctactaaggtaggcaTTCGATGTTAATCAGTAACTTATGGTGTCCAGCAAACCCTATAACCAAGGATGTTTGTCACTATCGGTTTGTCCCCGTTTGTCAGGTTGGCAGGATCACCAGATATGCcttgatcatcatcaaatcACTCTTTCTAGAAACATCATAGTTTGAATCAAGAGTAACTTACAATGATTCATCTTATGGCCTCTCAAGGGATAAAACAGCCCCCTTAACAGCCATATGTAAACGGCGCGAGGAGGGAACCCATTCGGAACAACAACGACCACATTTAAACAAACGACCCAATTTGAGACCTCATAGGTGAATAGCTCAGGTTTGCTTACATATGCTTGATGTTAATAACCTCAACTTTGACAGCTCAAAGTGATATACGGGGCGCATATTGGGTAACAGAAGAGATGGTCTCTAAACTCTAGGGAGCAAAGAAAAACATCCTAAAAAGCCTGATATAAACAGCATAAACTGGCCTACTAATATAGCCTCTTATGTTCCCAGCGGCCAGTTGTTCTGATACTGAGGGGGGCATATAGTCACAGTTCAAAATGTCTCCCTGGAAGAAAGGTTAGCAACGCACTCCGAGCAAGCGGTAATAGGCTTGTTAACGCCCTCTTTAAAACGCAAAATTACAACAAACCACATTTTCATCGACATCAAACATAGTTTCTTAGTTGCTCGATGTCTCCAAACCTTGTTCGGATTTCGATTTCAAGCTCTCTTGGTTCTCGCCGTATTCTGCAGAAACAAGTATCTACCTATCTATACTTCGCATTCAAGTCAGATATGTACATCGTGATTTGGTTCCGCAACTTTCTCATCTCAGCCCTTTGGGCCATAGCCATAAGCATTGGCAGAATCTTTGGTTGCGAGAGGGCCCTCAAAAAGCAACTCTACGTGGCTGGCTCTCGTTTTGGCATATCTTCTTGGGCCACCACCAATACGAAACCCGCAACGACCACAGAGAGAATcttggaatggatggaaaatGTTACCCCTGGTAGGTCTGTCAATAGCTACGAGCACATCGCCTTGACTAACTGATCAGGACCACCCGAAAAGCCACCTAAAAGACCGAAGCGCAAGGCCAcctccaagaagaacaagaccaaAAAGCCCAAGAGACGAGCTTAAGTTAACACATCTATCGAGTCAGAACAAAGGCAGCACTGGGGCTCTCTAATATGGCATCACCACCTCAAGATGCCGCTTGGGTGTATACATTAGTCCAAAAGCGGGCTGTGCCATCTGATACATATACAAAATCGACCATACTCCTTCGTCAAGCACCAAGATTAATTCGCAAGGAGACCAGGACATATGGTTAACAACATCGACACCATATACGACCGGTAATTATAACCGAACAGGCCAAGATCGAAAACAGATCGTCATATTCATTATTATCGGGAGTGTCTGGAGATTGTTTCCCTCAATATGCGCCTTTGCGACTCTAATGTGGAGTGGTACACCAGGATAGTACTCCTTAAATCCTGCTAATGTTTAATACTAGCTTGCTCAAGTGCTTGTGCCACATAAATATCTTTCAACACGACGTTTCCTCTCTGTCGCTACCATGGGCGGGTTATTCAATAATCGTTTCGCTGGGTAGCTTTGGCGCTTGTCGTGAATCCGTCCGTCCGTTCGGTCGTTTTTGTCTATCCTTTTTCGCCATCACGCATCCCTCACTGGATATCAGTCATCTCGGCCTCTTCGGTCTTCTCCTCGGTTTGAACCTCGGGAGCATCTGCAGCAAATCAGTACTTCATCACCCAAAGATCTCAACTTCTGTACAAACTCACCCTTCATCTCTGCTTCTCCCTCAGCCTCCATCTTTCGCTTTAAAGCATGCGCCATTGCCTTCTCGACCTTGCGCGCCTTCTTGGCACTCATCTTTGCTCTGGGTCCGCTTGTAGGCATAAGGCCCTTTCGCGCACCTCGTGTTGTGTCGGCCTTTGCG includes:
- a CDS encoding hypothetical protein (TransMembrane:1 (o6-26i)) → MYIVIWFRNFLISALWAIAISIGRIFGCERALKKQLYVAGSRFGISSWATTNTKPATTTERILEWMENVTPGPPEKPPKRPKRKATSKKNKTKKPKRRA